One uncultured Draconibacterium sp. genomic window, AGGATGGCAGGCGCGATGCAGAAAAACCCGTGCCGTATCGGCACAATCGCGGTAAAACTGCTCGTGTCCGTCGTTGGCAAAATCGGCCCATACTTCCATAAATGCCGGAACATGATACGAAGGATCTGTCCAGTTGTAGCCATCTCCTTCGGGAACAAAACTAATTTGTTTATGCTCAACATTGATAATATGGTTTACTCTGTTGGAACCGTCTTTTTCCCACATGGCGTCTAAAATACGGCGTGCTTCGGCGTAATAATCAATTCCGGTATCGTTGCCCCAGCGGTTTGAGGCAAACAACAGTGAAGTTACAAAATACAGCTCGCCATCCGAGGCTGAGCCTATCGAGTTCATTTTATTTGTTTCCGGATTAACGCTCCATGCAAAATAGGCTTCGCGTGGCCCCGATTGGTGCTGCATATACTTTTTGCTCCATCGCCAAAGTTTATCAAACACTTCTTTTTTATCGAGCTGAACAGCCACCATCAAACCATACGAAAGGCCTTCGGTTCGTGCATCCTTATTTTTAATATCCGAAACGTAAGCCAGCGAATCTTCAACCTCGAAATAAATGCGATTAGGCCCCTCAAAAAGATCGGAATACGCTTTTTTCAATTTCTCATCAATATCTTTTTGTGCATACCCGGCTTCTGCTAAAAGGTTTCGGTACTTACCGGTATAATAGGCCCCTTGTTTGTTATCCTGCTGCTGGCCGAATATATTGGTTGCCGGCAACAACAGCAGTACTGTAACGAAAAGACAAATTGTTCTTCCCATTTTCATCATCGTAGGTTTTAAGCTATTTAATTTTTCTTGCATGCTATAATTTCATAAGAAGTATTTCCTGACCGGCAATTGTCTCCAAATCATACTCATACACTTTTTTCAACTCCGGCAGTTTCACTTCTTCAGCATTTACTTTTGGCTCCTTTATTTTAGGAATGGAATAAAACGGATTTGGATTTTCGCCGGTAGCCTCTTTCAAACCGTCACCAGTTAAAGGAACATAAGAACGAATACGGCAATTTCCACCCAGTTTCGATCGAACCACTGCAGTTTGTACTTCGCCACTCTTCCACTTAATACCCACTTCAAAACCTCCGCGAGCCACAAGTCCGCTCACCGATCCTTTGCCCCATTTTGATGGCAGTGACGGAAGCAGGTGAATGGCTCCGTGCTGACTTTGCATCAACATTTCGGCAATTCCTGCTGTGCAACCAAAGTTCCCGTCAATCTGAAAAGGCGGGTGCGCATCAAACAGGTTCGGATAAGTACCACCGCTCATTCTTCTGCCGCTACGCGCAACAGGTTTTAGCTGGTCGGTAATTAGTTTGTAGGCATGATCACCATCGAGCAAACGTGCCCAAAGATTTACTTTCCATCCCATCGACCAACCGGTTGATTCGTCGCCGCGGGCTACCAACGAAGTGCATGCAGCCTCAAATAATTCGGGCGAATGATAAGGCGATATTTGGTTGGAAGGGTAAAGTCCAAATAAATGCGATATGTGCCTGTGATGATCGTTGGGATTATCCCAATCGTACATCCACTCCTGCAGTTGGCCCCAGTTTCCAATTTGCATTGGCGGAAGTTTCTGCATGGTAGCCTTTATTTTTTCCACCAGGGCTGTATCAGTTTCTAAAACCTCAGCGGCTTTCACAGTTATCGAAAACAAATCGAAAAGCAGCTGGTTATCCATGGTTGTTCCGGCGGCAATATTTGATCCGTGCCCTGCCGGAGTATTTTCTGGTGAAACAGAAGGAGAAACCACCAGCCACCCATTCTCGGGTTCTTCAATTAAAAAATCAAGGAAAAACAATGTTGCTCCTTTAATGGCCGGATAAACACTTTTCAGGTATTCTGTATCTCCGTTATAAGCATATTTATCGTAAAGATGCTGCGATAACCATGCACCACCCATCAGCCACATGCCCCAGGTAGCGCCATCAATTGGCCCGTTAATACGCCAGATATCTGTATTATGGTGCAGCACCCAGCCATTGGCTCCGTACATATCCTGCGCAGTTTTTTGACCGGTTTCCGATAATTCCTTCACCATCTGAACCAGTGGTTCATTCAATTCGCTCAGGTTGGTAATATCCGATGGCCAGTAATTCATCTCGGCATTAATGTTTACCGTGTATTTACTGTCCCACGGTGGCATTAACTGGTCGTTCCAAATTCCCTGCAAATTGGCGGGTTGCCCGCCGGGACGCGATGATGAAATAAGTAAGTACCTTCCAAACTGAAAATAGAGCTCTACCAGTTGCGGATCGTCTGTCGTTGCAAATTCTTCCACCCGAACATCTGTCATTTTATTAACCGATTCGGTTTCTCCCAAATCAAGATCAACGCGTTTAAAATAGCTCTGGTAATCAGCAATATGATCGTCTAATAAATCCTTGTATTTTTTCTGGATGGCTGCCTGCAAATATTGGGTTGCACGCTCGTTGGCATTTCCGCTAATATCGTTGTAATTGTTAAAATTGGTGGCCATCGAAATAATGATGGTTGCCGCTTTTGCGTTACTCACAGTCAGCTCCGATTCATCGGCTGTAACTTCTCCACCGTCGTTTAGTATTTTTACCCGGGTTTCGAATTCTACAGCTCCTTTAACACCTTCATGGCTACTGGTAACTCCCGTCATCACCAACTCGTCGTTTTCGTTGGTGGTAACCGTAACTTTTGTAGGCCGGTCAAGCGTTGCCGAAAAA contains:
- a CDS encoding glycosyl hydrolase family 8, which gives rise to MQEKLNSLKPTMMKMGRTICLFVTVLLLLPATNIFGQQQDNKQGAYYTGKYRNLLAEAGYAQKDIDEKLKKAYSDLFEGPNRIYFEVEDSLAYVSDIKNKDARTEGLSYGLMVAVQLDKKEVFDKLWRWSKKYMQHQSGPREAYFAWSVNPETNKMNSIGSASDGELYFVTSLLFASNRWGNDTGIDYYAEARRILDAMWEKDGSNRVNHIINVEHKQISFVPEGDGYNWTDPSYHVPAFMEVWADFANDGHEQFYRDCADTARVFLHRACHPETGLNYDYANFDGSKHDARWMPQAFRYDSWRVPMNITMDYIWFGKDKNWQEDYAGRFQGFLRSEGLNDFVDQYNPDGTKPEWILQAGGFRKLRHSLGLISTSATLSMVDDVDPEFDFVHKLWNARLEPYDDGYFDPYYDGLLYLFSLMHLSGNYQAILPAEHQ
- a CDS encoding glycoside hydrolase family 95 protein, which encodes MKRFAFLLFIAFCACAQQQPEDETLLKLRYEKPAEQWVEALPVGNGRLGAMIYGDPENEIIQLNENTIWAGQPNRNDNPDAKASLKKVRQLIFDGKYKEAQDLVNRDFITKKSHGMPYQTAGNLKLTFDGHQNVSNYSRELNLETAVATSGYQVGEVNYKTEIFSSFPDQVIVARIFADKSDALNFSATLDRPTKVTVTTNENDELVMTGVTSSHEGVKGAVEFETRVKILNDGGEVTADESELTVSNAKAATIIISMATNFNNYNDISGNANERATQYLQAAIQKKYKDLLDDHIADYQSYFKRVDLDLGETESVNKMTDVRVEEFATTDDPQLVELYFQFGRYLLISSSRPGGQPANLQGIWNDQLMPPWDSKYTVNINAEMNYWPSDITNLSELNEPLVQMVKELSETGQKTAQDMYGANGWVLHHNTDIWRINGPIDGATWGMWLMGGAWLSQHLYDKYAYNGDTEYLKSVYPAIKGATLFFLDFLIEEPENGWLVVSPSVSPENTPAGHGSNIAAGTTMDNQLLFDLFSITVKAAEVLETDTALVEKIKATMQKLPPMQIGNWGQLQEWMYDWDNPNDHHRHISHLFGLYPSNQISPYHSPELFEAACTSLVARGDESTGWSMGWKVNLWARLLDGDHAYKLITDQLKPVARSGRRMSGGTYPNLFDAHPPFQIDGNFGCTAGIAEMLMQSQHGAIHLLPSLPSKWGKGSVSGLVARGGFEVGIKWKSGEVQTAVVRSKLGGNCRIRSYVPLTGDGLKEATGENPNPFYSIPKIKEPKVNAEEVKLPELKKVYEYDLETIAGQEILLMKL